A genomic stretch from Sulfobacillus thermosulfidooxidans includes:
- a CDS encoding metallophosphoesterase, which translates to MLVFVITPLLVAGLIFYSVVIEPRWIQFTRYDIAIPNLPTSFDGFSILHLSDFHGRVGAFSFLKKKKITADIIVVTGDLFAWKTLPRSRIAHALDQLRAPDGVYFVSGNHDYRNGRLNVSPWNVGERLLDNRVIPLRRGEDTLWLAGIPDLVKGHPDWEKINAEIPQKAPAILLSHRPDAVLNPYASRFGLILSGHTHGGQVTVFGRLIPVRHTHVGKRYAWGKWIGPSGTVLITSRGLGSSELPIRFGARPQIIWIRLIRG; encoded by the coding sequence ATGTTGGTTTTTGTCATCACGCCACTTCTTGTGGCCGGACTCATCTTTTATAGCGTGGTCATTGAACCTCGGTGGATTCAATTTACGCGTTACGATATTGCTATTCCAAATCTTCCGACGTCTTTTGACGGATTTTCTATCCTCCATCTATCCGATTTTCACGGCCGGGTGGGGGCCTTTTCTTTTTTGAAAAAAAAGAAAATTACTGCGGATATTATTGTAGTAACTGGGGATCTATTTGCTTGGAAAACGCTACCCCGGTCACGAATCGCTCACGCGCTTGATCAACTTCGAGCGCCTGACGGTGTATATTTCGTGAGCGGCAATCACGACTACCGCAATGGCCGCCTGAATGTCTCGCCGTGGAACGTCGGAGAACGGTTATTAGATAATCGCGTGATTCCTTTACGGCGCGGAGAAGATACACTATGGTTGGCAGGAATTCCTGATCTGGTCAAAGGGCACCCCGATTGGGAGAAAATCAACGCGGAGATCCCTCAAAAGGCGCCAGCGATCTTACTTTCGCATCGTCCCGATGCGGTACTGAATCCCTATGCTTCACGATTTGGACTCATTCTATCGGGCCATACGCATGGTGGACAAGTGACGGTGTTTGGACGCTTAATACCTGTACGTCATACCCACGTTGGCAAACGCTATGCCTGGGGCAAATGGATCGGTCCGAGCGGTACCGTGCTGATCACCTCACGGGGTTTAGGATCCTCTGAGTTACCCATACGATTTGGTGCTCGCCCACAAATTATTTGGATTAGATTAATTCGGGGCTAA
- a CDS encoding peptide ABC transporter substrate-binding protein, with the protein MKRRSLTLLASVVAGSSLLLAGCGTSGASSASTIKSPVGNVALVALPAQVSPNWFFPVESSTAFSVYNSQMNSLMYVPLLHISKTDGIDYARSLASNVSWNSNGTVYTITLNKKWHWSNGAPVTSQDVVWTAQLLLATSSNSSSLPWGYGGAGIGGLPTRWQSVTADGPYKVIVTLNKPSNPQWFLHNGLGQIVPAPKAVWDIHKNMDNELKFIQSVANDPGSKYFDVVDGAFKFDAAASKTNNQYWTFVPNPNYDGHKASIQKLVYVYESSNSAEFGALKQNKINVGYLPFSLYDSRNQLVDDRFSTAYPFGFNYLVLNFSDKAPGNFGQIISHRYVRQALEMGINQQGMINSFYHGHGVTEFSPIPAKPVTQFYDASLTNPAPYNPAAGKKLLEDHGWKMVNGVMTKGNLKLAFTLDYVSGVSAVENQVQLMKQDWAQEGIQVNLESQPFNTLIADTNQANANKWQVVWWGGGWTYEPDYYPTGGGLFATGSAANYGAYQSTTMNNLIQATYEPGTSSQIRTRMNAYLAYAANQLPVLWMPWTATFNETANYIHGVNSTYNPITNTQYPNYWTINH; encoded by the coding sequence ATGAAACGTCGGTCTTTGACTTTATTGGCATCAGTGGTAGCGGGGTCGTCGCTATTATTGGCCGGATGTGGCACGTCAGGAGCCTCATCAGCATCGACGATTAAGTCACCGGTAGGCAATGTGGCATTGGTTGCATTGCCCGCGCAAGTATCACCTAACTGGTTTTTCCCAGTAGAATCCTCAACCGCTTTTTCGGTCTATAATTCCCAGATGAATTCACTCATGTATGTTCCATTGTTGCACATTTCCAAAACCGATGGCATTGATTATGCGAGATCTTTGGCATCAAATGTGTCGTGGAATAGTAATGGTACAGTATATACCATTACCCTAAACAAGAAATGGCATTGGTCCAACGGGGCGCCTGTAACGTCTCAAGATGTGGTGTGGACGGCGCAATTGCTTTTGGCAACAAGTTCGAATTCATCATCTCTCCCGTGGGGATATGGAGGCGCAGGTATTGGCGGATTGCCAACTCGTTGGCAAAGTGTGACGGCTGACGGTCCATATAAAGTGATCGTGACATTAAACAAACCATCTAACCCTCAGTGGTTCTTACACAACGGTTTAGGGCAAATTGTTCCCGCGCCGAAAGCCGTGTGGGATATTCATAAGAACATGGACAACGAGCTGAAGTTTATCCAGTCCGTTGCCAATGATCCCGGTTCTAAATATTTTGATGTTGTGGACGGAGCCTTTAAATTTGACGCCGCGGCATCGAAGACCAATAACCAATATTGGACATTTGTGCCGAATCCAAACTATGACGGACACAAAGCCTCCATTCAAAAATTGGTCTATGTCTATGAATCCAGCAACAGTGCAGAGTTTGGGGCATTAAAACAAAACAAGATTAATGTGGGATATTTGCCGTTTTCTCTATACGATTCGCGAAACCAATTGGTTGATGATCGATTCAGTACGGCCTATCCGTTTGGATTCAATTACCTGGTGTTGAACTTTAGTGACAAGGCTCCCGGGAACTTCGGCCAAATAATAAGCCACCGTTATGTTCGTCAAGCCTTAGAAATGGGCATTAACCAACAGGGTATGATCAATAGTTTCTATCATGGGCACGGTGTGACAGAATTTAGTCCCATTCCGGCGAAGCCGGTGACGCAGTTCTATGATGCCAGCTTAACCAATCCAGCCCCCTATAATCCGGCCGCAGGAAAGAAGTTGCTCGAGGACCATGGCTGGAAAATGGTTAACGGGGTTATGACCAAGGGCAACCTCAAATTAGCCTTCACTTTGGACTATGTCTCAGGCGTATCGGCTGTTGAGAATCAGGTGCAATTGATGAAACAAGATTGGGCTCAAGAAGGTATCCAGGTGAACTTAGAGTCCCAGCCCTTTAACACTTTGATTGCGGACACCAACCAGGCTAACGCGAACAAGTGGCAGGTTGTATGGTGGGGTGGCGGATGGACGTATGAACCTGATTACTATCCCACGGGCGGCGGATTATTTGCAACGGGTTCAGCGGCTAACTACGGTGCCTACCAGAGCACAACGATGAATAATCTTATCCAAGCGACATACGAACCAGGCACATCGAGTCAGATTCGAACTCGTATGAATGCGTATTTGGCGTATGCTGCCAACCAACTTCCGGTGTTATGGATGCCTTGGACCGCGACCTTTAACGAAACGGCTAACTACATCCATGGGGTGAATTCGACCTATAATCCGATCACTAATACCCAGTACCCGAATTACTGGACCATTAATCATTAA
- a CDS encoding peptide ABC transporter substrate-binding protein: MKRRSVAVLSAGIIGSSLVLAGCGSTSTPSTGSSQAVKSPMGNVAVVALTPQTSPNWWFPVVASTAYSDLNSQMQSLMYVPLIHISKTDGIDYKRSLASNVTWNSTGTVYTITLNKKWHWSNGQPVTSADVVWTTQLMLAASSGASSLPWGYGGAGIGGIPTRWKSVTADGPYKVIVTLTQPSNPQWFLHNGLGQILPAPKSVWDIHKNIDNELKFIQSVSNDPGSQYYNVVDGAFKFDAAASKTNNQYWTFVPNPNYDGHKASISKLIYKYETSSSAEFADLKTQKVNVGFLPPSLWNSRGELTADKFSTVYLFGFNYLQPNYNSKAPGGFGQIISHRYVREALEMGIDQQGMINSFYHGHGVVEFGPIPSKPPTQFDDPNLTNPAPFNPQAGKKLLEEHGWKLVNGVMTKNGQKLAFTLDYVSGSNTITDQVQLMKQDWAQEGIQVTLLSQPFDTIISDANQGDPTKWQLDWWGGGWTYEPDYYPTGGGLFGTGSAANYGGYSSSTMDSLIKKTYEPGTASQITARMDAYQAWAVKDLPVIWVPWTPTFSEVATYVHGVNSAFNPIEDLNYPNYWTINH, encoded by the coding sequence ATGAAGCGTCGTTCTGTCGCCGTATTATCGGCGGGCATAATCGGATCGTCTCTCGTTTTAGCGGGTTGTGGATCAACATCTACACCATCAACAGGCTCATCCCAAGCAGTCAAATCTCCCATGGGCAATGTCGCAGTGGTTGCGTTGACTCCACAGACATCTCCAAACTGGTGGTTTCCTGTTGTGGCATCAACAGCTTATAGTGACTTAAACAGCCAAATGCAGTCGTTGATGTATGTTCCCTTAATTCATATTTCCAAGACGGACGGCATCGATTATAAGCGTTCGTTAGCGTCCAATGTCACTTGGAATAGCACGGGTACGGTTTATACGATTACCTTAAACAAGAAATGGCACTGGTCTAACGGCCAGCCTGTCACATCAGCGGATGTTGTATGGACAACACAACTCATGTTGGCAGCGAGCTCTGGGGCTTCGTCTCTGCCGTGGGGCTATGGCGGAGCAGGAATTGGCGGAATTCCTACTCGCTGGAAGAGTGTTACTGCTGACGGACCCTACAAGGTTATCGTGACACTCACCCAACCTTCTAACCCTCAGTGGTTTTTGCATAACGGTTTGGGACAAATTCTACCGGCACCGAAATCCGTGTGGGATATCCACAAAAATATAGATAATGAGCTGAAGTTTATCCAGTCTGTTTCCAATGACCCTGGTTCTCAATACTACAATGTTGTCGATGGCGCCTTTAAATTTGATGCGGCAGCGTCCAAGACTAATAACCAATATTGGACCTTTGTGCCTAATCCCAATTATGATGGGCATAAAGCTAGCATTAGCAAGTTAATTTACAAATATGAGACGAGCTCGAGTGCGGAATTTGCTGATTTGAAGACACAAAAAGTCAATGTGGGCTTTTTGCCGCCATCGCTGTGGAATTCTCGCGGTGAACTGACTGCGGACAAGTTTTCTACTGTCTACCTGTTCGGATTTAATTATCTCCAACCCAACTATAACTCGAAAGCTCCCGGTGGCTTTGGCCAAATCATCAGTCACCGGTATGTGCGTGAAGCACTGGAAATGGGTATTGATCAACAAGGAATGATTAATAGCTTCTATCACGGTCATGGTGTCGTCGAATTTGGGCCGATTCCTTCCAAGCCGCCCACGCAGTTCGATGATCCCAATCTCACCAATCCGGCACCGTTTAACCCACAAGCTGGAAAGAAACTCTTGGAAGAGCATGGATGGAAACTGGTTAATGGTGTCATGACCAAGAATGGTCAAAAACTTGCGTTCACTCTTGATTATGTGTCCGGGAGCAACACGATTACCGATCAGGTTCAGTTAATGAAGCAAGACTGGGCTCAAGAAGGCATTCAAGTGACGCTGTTGTCGCAGCCATTTGACACCATTATTTCGGACGCCAACCAGGGCGACCCCACAAAGTGGCAACTTGATTGGTGGGGCGGTGGTTGGACGTACGAACCTGACTATTATCCAACCGGTGGCGGATTATTTGGAACCGGTTCAGCTGCTAACTATGGCGGTTACAGCAGTTCGACCATGGACTCATTGATTAAGAAGACTTACGAACCGGGTACCGCAAGCCAAATCACGGCGCGAATGGATGCATACCAGGCATGGGCCGTAAAGGATTTGCCTGTCATTTGGGTGCCGTGGACCCCAACTTTCAGTGAAGTGGCTACCTACGTCCATGGTGTCAATTCAGCCTTTAACCCGATTGAAGATCTGAACTACCCCAACTACTGGACCATTAATCACTAA
- the ndk gene encoding nucleoside-diphosphate kinase, with amino-acid sequence MAQTFVMVKPDGVRRGLVGEVIRRLEQKGLRLKAMKLIQVTPELAGKHYEEHRDKPFYGELISFITSGPSVPMVWEGREAVSVARTLMGTTDPVKAQPGTIRGDFALAITENIVHGSDSEESAAREISIYFSPEELV; translated from the coding sequence GTGGCACAAACATTTGTTATGGTCAAGCCAGATGGTGTGAGACGTGGATTGGTCGGGGAAGTCATTCGCCGACTGGAACAAAAGGGTCTGCGTCTTAAGGCTATGAAATTGATCCAGGTTACTCCGGAATTGGCAGGAAAACATTATGAAGAGCATCGGGACAAGCCATTTTATGGAGAGCTGATATCGTTTATTACGTCCGGTCCATCTGTGCCTATGGTGTGGGAAGGGCGCGAGGCGGTTTCGGTGGCTCGAACATTAATGGGAACAACAGATCCCGTCAAGGCGCAACCTGGCACGATTCGTGGTGACTTCGCTTTGGCCATAACCGAAAATATTGTTCATGGTTCGGACAGTGAAGAATCCGCAGCGCGAGAAATAAGCATTTATTTCTCGCCGGAAGAACTCGTTTAA
- a CDS encoding aspartate aminotransferase family protein: MDAEELIARYERYVNPGLARALRFMGLNAIEKTGHGAVVVTEDGEEYLDCAGGYGVFVQGYQNPQIVAKAHAQLDELAMSSRILLNRPMVDLAEELARITPGDLQYTFFCNSGTEAVEAALKFARIQTGRTRIIATYGAFHGKTMGSLSASGRDTYRRPFEPLVPDIIHVPYGDADAIAGIIDHNTAAVIVEPIQGEGGVIVPPDDYLPRIRKMCDQTGALFIADEVQTGIGRTGRMFAVEHSDVVPDYLCLAKALGGGIIPIGAVVGRPNAWTFFDSSPLIHTSTFGGNPLACAVAKEALRVTIEEELPQRAATLGSHFLSQLHALQNRYPQVITDVRGRGLMIGIEVPNAGVGGALISELFQRHILAVYTLNNEKVIRMIPPLVITRQQLDQVIEALAESLNTVQSILEDLLEE; this comes from the coding sequence ATGGATGCGGAAGAGTTAATTGCGCGGTATGAAAGATACGTCAATCCGGGATTAGCCCGGGCACTTCGTTTTATGGGATTGAATGCCATCGAGAAAACCGGTCATGGAGCCGTTGTTGTGACGGAAGACGGAGAAGAGTATCTGGATTGTGCCGGAGGATACGGAGTTTTTGTCCAGGGATATCAAAATCCCCAAATTGTGGCCAAAGCTCACGCCCAGTTAGATGAGTTGGCAATGTCCTCACGCATTTTACTTAACCGACCCATGGTGGATTTGGCAGAGGAACTGGCTCGCATTACTCCGGGTGATTTGCAATATACTTTCTTTTGTAACAGCGGTACCGAGGCCGTCGAGGCGGCTTTGAAGTTTGCCCGTATTCAGACAGGCAGAACACGCATTATTGCAACATATGGAGCATTTCATGGCAAAACCATGGGGTCATTATCGGCTTCCGGACGGGATACATATCGGAGACCTTTTGAACCGCTTGTGCCGGATATCATTCATGTGCCTTATGGGGATGCTGACGCGATTGCCGGTATTATCGACCACAACACGGCGGCAGTCATTGTTGAACCCATCCAAGGCGAGGGCGGAGTGATTGTTCCGCCTGACGATTATTTGCCGAGAATTCGAAAGATGTGCGATCAAACCGGAGCCTTATTCATTGCTGATGAAGTGCAAACGGGTATCGGTCGAACAGGTCGTATGTTTGCGGTGGAGCATTCTGATGTCGTTCCGGATTATTTGTGCCTCGCCAAAGCTTTAGGCGGGGGAATAATTCCGATTGGAGCAGTAGTAGGAAGACCTAATGCCTGGACTTTTTTTGACTCGTCGCCTCTAATTCATACGTCGACATTTGGCGGAAATCCCTTGGCATGTGCGGTAGCTAAGGAGGCATTACGGGTCACGATCGAAGAAGAACTGCCACAGAGAGCCGCTACCCTGGGAAGCCATTTCTTGAGTCAGTTACACGCCTTACAGAATCGATATCCGCAAGTCATCACCGATGTACGAGGTCGAGGACTCATGATTGGCATTGAGGTCCCTAATGCGGGAGTGGGAGGGGCCTTAATCTCAGAACTTTTTCAGCGTCACATTTTGGCTGTCTATACCCTGAATAACGAAAAAGTTATCCGGATGATTCCACCTTTGGTTATTACTCGTCAACAGCTTGATCAGGTCATAGAAGCCTTGGCAGAGTCTTTGAATACGGTTCAAAGCATTTTAGAGGACTTACTAGAAGAATAA
- a CDS encoding type II toxin-antitoxin system RatA family toxin → MPTVTITEVVPAPIETLYNILSDMAQFPRFMKNVESVKVVEQGENYTHSEWVIKLQGATFKWTERDEFYPELWRITYRQIQGDLKTFEGYWQLKPVENGTEVTLETTFEFGMPMLASLLNPVAKLALRENAKAMVHAIAGQVRGQA, encoded by the coding sequence ATGCCTACGGTGACAATCACAGAAGTTGTACCCGCACCGATTGAAACGCTTTACAACATTTTATCAGACATGGCGCAATTTCCACGGTTTATGAAAAATGTAGAGTCCGTAAAGGTTGTAGAACAAGGAGAAAATTATACGCATTCGGAATGGGTCATCAAGTTGCAAGGCGCAACATTTAAATGGACTGAGCGTGATGAATTTTATCCGGAGTTGTGGCGCATTACCTACCGTCAAATTCAAGGAGATCTCAAAACCTTCGAAGGATATTGGCAGCTCAAGCCAGTGGAAAATGGTACGGAAGTTACGCTTGAAACCACTTTCGAATTTGGTATGCCCATGTTGGCCAGTCTTCTAAATCCGGTAGCGAAACTCGCGCTGAGAGAAAACGCCAAAGCTATGGTGCATGCCATAGCCGGACAAGTGCGGGGACAAGCATAA
- the speD gene encoding adenosylmethionine decarboxylase — protein sequence MNALGRQILAEIHGCDSNVLNDITSVEEIMVQAALKAGAEVREVAFHKFSPQGVSGVVVISESHLAVHTWPEHGYAAVDVFTCGDSVNPWDACNYIVEQFRAQNFTASETLRGVLVESNVSTQKAAI from the coding sequence ATGAACGCATTGGGTCGACAAATTTTGGCAGAAATTCATGGTTGTGATTCCAACGTGTTGAACGACATCACCAGCGTGGAGGAAATAATGGTACAAGCTGCCTTAAAGGCAGGCGCTGAGGTGCGTGAAGTGGCTTTCCATAAGTTTAGTCCGCAAGGTGTAAGCGGGGTGGTGGTCATTTCAGAATCGCATTTAGCCGTGCACACTTGGCCTGAACACGGCTATGCCGCGGTGGATGTATTTACTTGCGGTGATTCTGTCAACCCCTGGGATGCCTGTAACTATATCGTCGAACAGTTCCGCGCCCAAAATTTTACCGCTTCGGAAACCCTCCGGGGTGTTTTGGTCGAGTCTAACGTTAGTACGCAAAAGGCTGCGATTTGA